The Helianthus annuus cultivar XRQ/B chromosome 16, HanXRQr2.0-SUNRISE, whole genome shotgun sequence genome includes a window with the following:
- the LOC110920453 gene encoding uncharacterized protein LOC110920453, with product MSLNRDRSCNPTVVKVGIILLGVCLVGYLVGPPLYWHVLEGLAAVRRSSAAVSCPTCNCDCDSQPLLSIPQAVSNGSFTDCAKHDPEVNGETEKNFADLLSEELRLREAEALESQQRADMALLEAKKLTSQYQKEADKCNSGMETCEEAREKAEAALIAQKRQSELWQSRARQRGWKENSSKAVKTA from the exons atgTCATTAAACAGAGATAGATCGTGTAATCCAACAGTGGTGAAGGTCGGAATAATATTATTGGGTGTGTGTCTGGTGGGTTATTTGGTGGGCCCACCTTTATACTGGCATGTTCTTGAAGGTTTAGCCGCCGTCCGCCGGTCCTCCGCCGCCGTCTCCTGCCCTACATGCAACTGCGACTGTGATTCTCAGCCCCTTCTTTCCATTCCTCAAG CTGTAAGCAATGGTTCTTTCACAG ACTGTGCAAAGCATGATCCTGAAGTGAACGGAGAAACCGAAAAGAATTTCGCAGACCTTTTATCAGAGGAACTAAGGTTACGCGAAGCTGAAGCATTAGAAAGCCAACAACGTGCTGACATGGCACTTCTCGAGGCGAAGAAGCTGACATCACAATATCAAAAAGAAGCCGACAAGTGTAACTCCGGAATGGAAACTTGTGAAGAAGCCCGTGAAAAAGCCGAAGCAGCTTTGATTGCGCAAAAACGTCAGAGTGAATTGTGGCAGTCGAGAGCCCGGCAAAGAGGGTGGAAGGAAAACAGTTCTAAAGCGGTAAAGACCGCGTGA
- the LOC110917776 gene encoding fatty acid hydroperoxide lyase, chloroplastic, with the protein MDLSAAYSTPLHTIKHPITTKSSTTKFTINKIYSYSSPPPSVTTSTTSQPTSLPTRTIPGSYGLPLLGPLADRLDYAWFQGSETFFKKRVEKNKSTVFRTNVPPSFPFFLVNPNVIAVLDVKSFAHMFDMELVDKRNVLVGDWMPSTKFTGDRRVCAYLDPSEPQHEQIKNFAMDTLKRSSTNWIPTITSLLDTMWDNIEPQLSSGPVSYLIPIQKFIFAFSSLCIAGADPANSPDIAENGYIRMDRWLAVQLLPTIPINMLQPLVEILLHSFAYPFFLVSGDYDKLYEFIENEGKEVVSRGQTEFNLSKEDTIHNLLFILGFNAFGGFSIFFLSLLNVLGTDKTGIQEKLRKEVREKAVSGLNFRSIQEMDLVNSFVYETLRLNPPVPLQYGRARKDFELSSHDSVFKVKKGELLCGFQSLVMKDPKVFDDPETFVAERFMGEKGKELLGYLYWSNGPQSGTPSVSNKQCAGKDFVTFTASLFLAHLFLRYDSVTIDGTSFSAVEKPKP; encoded by the exons ATGGATCTGTCTGCTGCTTATTCCACTCCACTTCACACCATCAAGCACCCAATCACAACTAAATCTTCCACAACAAAATTTACAATCAACAAAATATACTCATATTCATCCCCACCACCATCAGTAACAACATCCACAACTTCACAACCCACTTCATTACCAACCCGTACAATCCCGGGCAGCTACGGGCTGCCCTTGTTGGGACCACTAGCTGACCGCCTTGATTACGCATGGTTTCAAGGGTCAGAAACATTTTTTAAGAAGCGGGTTGAGAAGAATAAGAGCACTGTGTTTCGGACCAATGTTCCGCCTAGCTTTCCTTTTTTCTTGGTGAACCCGAATGTTATTGCGGTTTTGGATGTTAAGTCTTTTGCGCATATGTTTGATATGGAGTTGGTTGATAAGAGGAATGTGCTTGTGGGTGACTGGATGCCGAGTACTAAGTTTACTGGCGATCGACGTGTGTGTGCTTATCTTGATCCGTCTGAACCGCAGCATGAACAG ATAAAAAACTTTGCAATGGACACACTCAAACGAAGCTCAACCAATTGGATCCCGACCATAACCTCTTTACTAGACACAATGTGGGACAACATCGAGCCACAACTCTCATCTGGTCCGGTTAGCTACCTCATACCCATTCAAAAATTTATCTTTGCCTTCTCATCCCTTTGCATAGCCGGTGCGGACCCGGCTAACTCACCGGACATTGCCGAAAACGGTTACATTCGTATGGACCGGTGGCTCGCGGTGCAGCTCCTACCGACAATCCCAATCAACATGCTCCAACCGTTGGTGGAAATTCTACTACACTCGTTCGCGTACCCGTTCTTTCTAGTGAGTGGTGACTACGACAAGTTATATGAATTCATTGAAAACGAGGGCAAAGAAGTAGTTTCACGAGGTCAAACCGAGTTCAATTTAAGTAAAGAAGACACGATCCATAACCTCCTTTTCATCCTCGGGTTCAATGCATTTGGAGGGTTTTCGATATTTTTCCTGAGCTTATTAAACGTGTTAGGGACAGATAAAACCGGGATTCAAGAAAAGTTACGTAAAGAAGTGAGAGAAAAAGCCGTGTCAGGTTTGAACTTCAGGTCCATTCAAGAAATGGACCTGGTTAATTCCTTTGTTTATGAGACACTCAGACTCAACCCGCCCGTACCTCTCCAGTACGGACGGGCACGGAAGGATTTCGAACTGAGTTCTCATGACTCGGTTTTTAAAGTGAAGAAAGGCGAGCTTCTTTGCGGGTTCCAGTCTTTGGTTATGAAAGATCCAAAGGTGTTTGATGACCCGGAAACTTTTGTTGCTGAGCGGTTTATGGGCGAAAAGGGTAAAGAGTTGTTGGGTTATTTGTACTGGTCAAACGGGCCGCAGTCGGGTACACCAAGTGTGTCTAACAAACAATGTGCGGGAAAAGACTTTGTTACCTTTACGGCTTCATTGTTTCTCGCACACTTGTTTCTTAGGTATGATTCAGTTACAATAGACGGTACTTCATTTTCGGCCGTTGAGAAACCAAAGCCTTGA